GATTACCAATAGTGAAGTCCCAATTGGAGTCTGGgtttctttcctcccctccccacccaattatgctataaaaactctacTTGGAGTAGGATTATATGtttgttttagggtttttttcctccatagacaagcaaaaaaaaaaaaaaaaccctcaacttCCCCTGAGCAATTGTCAAACCTAAGATCCTACCTGTATCATACATGCTATAATCCTTTTCATGTTCTGAAATGGACACAAGTGGTGCACTCTCACTAACAGATGAGTATTTGTGCCTTAACAAATATATTATTTCCTGAACATCATCCATCAGTGCAGCTTCTTCATCCCACAAATCTATTTCTTTCACCACCTCTTCTTTATTTTCTGCTTGCCTTGCATCTAAAACATTTTCCACAATATCCATTATCCTAGATTCTGAAAATGttaggatctggtccaaagcTTGTTGGATATCCTGATAATCATGATTACCCTTCTGAGCAAGATCCAGCTTCAACTTCATGTTGTGAAACATGGCTTCTACCCTGACAATGTGCTGGGGCCCAAGATACTTTTGTAAACGTGCCACTCGCTTTTCATCAAGAAATTCTTTTATTATAATGAGCTGCTTCACAGCCTCTCTGTATTCTGGCTCCACAGCTTCATTCGTGGTTTCAGAAGTATCAGCAGGCCCTGTCTGCTCTGTTACGTTCTGAAGATCTTTCAGGTCTTTCTGCACAAGATCCTCTAGGAAAGGATCTTCTGTTTGATTAAAATCATTTTTGCTGTCCACTGTTTCAAGAGACTTGTCATTTGGCAAAGTCCTTTCATCCTCTTCTTCCATTTCAGGTGCTACTAATGTGTCTTCTGTTTCTGGAGACTCCTCGTCTTCTTCCATCTCATTCAGTTTAGCTCCACTGAATTGTATATCCTCCTCTTCATTCTTGGTCTCACTCAAATCTTGCATGCTGTTCTTTCTGGCATGCTTAAACATTGTGTTTGCTTCCTCTCCTGTTTCATCGCTCTCATAAACAGGATTAGCAGTTCCTGAAATAGCTCCATCTGGTATTTCCAATTCTAGGTTTGTACTTTCTCCATCTAATTTATTACCCTGTCTATTTGCAAGCCTCTCTTTTGACAATGCTGCACTTGCAGCATTGTCATCTTCTAATAGTTCTTCCTCTGCTTGACTTAGGTCATCTTCTTCTTCAGCTTCCAACTCTTCAGACTGAAGTTCTGGTTTTACTGTTTTTTCTCCAACTATATCGGTTCCAAGAGCTTTGTCTTTATTTTCATCCCCACTATGAGCAGTGTCTTGTTGGGTCAGCCTCTCTGTGTCAACATCCTGTGCAGTCTCTGTGGATATTTCACCAATACTTTTTTCTAGTGTCTTCTTGCCTGTGTTTCTGGAAAGCTCTTGTTCCGCATCTTCCTCCGAATACCTGGTCTTGTTTTCTTGTTGCTTAGATTGCTCAACAGCCGCTTTACTTGTATGCTGATTGTTCAGGTcgtcttcctttttttcccctagtaTTTCAGTTTCTTCCTTAATAGCAACATTTGTTTGATTCTCATTCTCAGGCACCCTTGTTTGTTCAAAATCCTCTCCATCTTGTTGAATATCTTGTTTCTCTGTAGCAGATATTTCATGCTCTCTTTTGCCTTCTAAGAGGTCAATATCCCCTAGGTCACTTTGGGATGCACTTTTTAGCTCCTCCAGTGGTTCTGGTAGAAAATTCACAGATTGCTGGTCCCCAGCTgcctttttcccctttattttcttCCATAATGTGTTGGGTTTTGTATCATTTTCCAAGCTGTCCTCCAAAAtctcctcctctgccttttcTTTATCTTTCAATATTTTATGAAGAGTAATTCCTTCTGGATCATCTTTGATGTTGCCTACAGGTGGTTTTAAAGCTTCTTGCTTTTCTTCAATGGATAGTTTAGACTCCAGGCTAGGAACAGCTCTAGGATCATGCACAGATGTGCCACGCAGTTCTTCAGTAAATGATTCTGTCTTATCATCCAGGAACTCTTCCTCATACtgttcagttttgtttgttttttcctttggaTCTTGGCCATTTACAACATGTTTTTCCTTTTTGAGAAGGTATTCTTCAGTTAGATCGTCAAGCTgagctgttgctgctgttttaTCCTCCTTACTAACTGGGATCacctcatcctcttcctccttttcttccaaCGAATCAGTCTTGCCCACATCTGTATCATCATTTGTTCCTGCACCCCGTCTGAGAGTTGGAAAGATGGTATCCTCTACAGTTGTTAATAAACCCAAATCATCTTTTTTCTCATTATTTCTTTGGGTAATTAACTCTGCAGCATCCTCAATGGTTTCATAAGGTTTATTCTTTTCTGACTCACGGTCAGCATATTTATCAGCTGAATGCTTCTCAGCTTCTGAGTCCACTGGGGTTTCTTCTTTTGTAAATGATAGCAAAGGGATTTCTTCAGATTGTTCCTTAAGATCTTCCAGCAACTCTGTGTCATGAGAATCAGTATTCAAATCTTCATTAAAATCATCCTCCAGTGATGTCACAAGGCTAGTCATCTCATCATCAGACACAAGGGCATCTGCAGTTGAaccaaattttgttttcaaatccaTAGACAGTTCTCTGTTTAAAAGTGTATAGGCATCAGTCTCCTCACTCTCCTTATCTGATTCTTTGGCTGTACCCTGAGGATTATTAGAATTTTTGGTATTTTCACTCTCTAGCACTTTTTCTTGTAGCATTCCTTCTGAGTGAGGATGTGCAATTTGGTCTCcctgaaactttttttcatgGCTATATATGTTGAggtcatccctctcagatttgaGGAGTCCCTGTACATTCTCAgtgttttcagaaagaaaactgcctttttcttctgttttggtGAGGACTTCCTTGTTTTCTTCTGGACCTGGCTCAAGAACATCAGTCTCAGAAACATCAAGGGGCTTTACAGTATCAGACccttctgtctcctcctcctttttggtTTCTTCAATAACTTCTGTCCCTGGAGCATTCAGTTCAGCTTTGCCCCTGTTCACCACAGTTTCTTCTGAAGATTTTAAAAGCTCATCCACATTATAGTTATCAAAATcatcttttcctccatcaaaacaaacaaaatcagtttcctggaacagagggggaaaaagcatTGTCAGTTGTCAGAGAATTTTTTCTATTACATTGATGTGAAAGGTTCAAACAATTTTCTTTACATTCAAATGTTTCTACATTTTTCCATTAACTGGGGACTAAATCTTTAAGTCCATaatcaaaacttccattgactcaatgggagttttgcttgagtaaggactgagcaGGAAAACCAAGTAAGGACCTTAGGATTCCAAGCAGTGGGCTAAATCCTAAGCAGTAATGAACAGATAgggagtcaatggcagagttggttatattttaaataaactatCATGTGCATCTTTGAAATTGGAACTATTGTCAGTAAAATGGCAAGGACAAGTTCTTCTTTATCAAGTGGTTAGCACATAGCGGGTGCCGCCATAAATAAATAGTGACACAAACTAAAGGTTTGTACTTACACGATACATATGGGCCAAAATACATATGtctgatcctgcaacccttactcacatatGTATTTCCAGTAACTACAATCGCATTAGCCATGTCAATAAGAATTGCCGAATCAGACTGATAATCCATATGCTAATAGAATAAAGCAAACAAAGAGGCTTACACAGTTCCAAAGTTTTTCTCTAAGTTCCAGAAGTTCTGGGAAACAAACCTATTCATTCAGAGTTTGTATGAAACAGCCTCCATACAACCCAGCTAGTAACGCTTCTTCAGGGATTCTGAGACCATTCTATGTATAGTTATTTAGTCACTTTTTGTCGGAAGAAAGAATGCTTCATTTTAGACAAGTCCAGTGTTCAAATTATGGTGGATATagacatatatacacacaatattaGTTCATGGACTGAAAAGTAATTACAGTTTTTTCCTTCTAGGGTTATTGAGGTTCCAGTTCTCTCTCTCACTGATTTCACTCACAGTTCAGGAATGAGCCATAAGTATAATAAAGCCAGTCAAAAAAGTCACAATCAAAACTTACATCTGTTGGTAGTTCTAGCTCATCACTGgtattataaatataatttatttcaaGTAAATCCTTTGGAAAATATCCAAATTCACTGCCAACCTGCcagaataaaaaacaacaaaacaaaaagaaaagtttcaatgtAAAGACGCTTGTAAAGCCACATTAGGAAAAAAGCgactttaaaaatacaattagtaGTTAAGAATATATCAAGTTAGATATCAAACCTAAATATTTCTAGACATACAGGTTGTTACCACAATAAACTGGAGAAACAAAACAGTAATACATTACACTTTCAATGGTTTAATTTGAGATTctaaacattaattaagcctcacaacacctttgAGAAGTAGGGAAGCATTTCTACTCCCCTTTCAAAGACATGGCCAGCTAAGGCATAGGGCCACATAGCAAGTTATGGGGAGAGTTTGGAATGAAACCCAGGAGTCATGGCTCAAAGCatactctcactgacttcacaaATGCTCCGACCACTTTCTTGTGCACAATTAGCAAAAATATCTTTCGTGATAAGGCCTACCTGTCtgcaaaaatgttacatttttaaagcagaCAACCAACCTTCTCCATAACTTTATACTTCTCACTTCACATTTTGGAAAGATTTCTTAAAGCCAGCTGTTAGAAAACACACAATTGCACCTGAGCTATTGCAAATTGCTGAACAGTAGCCTTTTATCACCACTAGTATTATCTACCTTAGTATCAGTGTGTAAAATGTGACCCTCTTTCCAAACACACTTGTTCTTCGGTAGCTAGTGTTTCCAGATGAGCAATAGGTGCAGGTGGTCAGTTAAGAATAAGGTGATGTGGTGATCAAACGCAAACAGTAGGAGACAGAAAGCTCTCTTATCACTCACTAGTTAAAGATCCACAGAATAATGCTCTCACTTGGAAGCTCTGATAGCTGCTGTCAGGAAGCCAATATGAATAGCACAGTATTGCTTCAAAGATTAGATAGCCAAAGCAACGAGAAACTGGTGGACACCCTATTAAGAGTACAGAGTCCCTAGAAAGCCAAAATATGCTCAAGAAGAAAGCACTGCTCACTTCCTCGATATCTTGATGTTTTTATTGTCGGAGCAAGAAGGCAATTGCCAATTTTCTTGGAGAGTATGCGTGAAGATCGTTCAATTAAGgatcaaaataaaaaagaacatAGTCCACCCTCAGATGGGACACACTCTGATATCGATTACGCTGGTttataaatccagagtagcttCAAACTGCTCAGTGAAGCTCTCTGGATTTGCCACGGTGCAAATAATATTAGAACTTGGTCTAGGTGTGCAATACATAGACATAGTAATACACTCACAAATGAATGAAATACTGAAGGGATATggagtttcctttttaaaatatttaccattCAAATCCTAAATGAAATAGCTGTTACGTAACAGTAATGTTTACGCAATTTATATCAATCTTTTGTATACACTGCAGGGAGAAGTAACTGCtaccatgttaaaaaaaaccctgtatatTATATTTGCGATAGGAGCAAGCCAAGTAACAGGGAGTGTGCAATTAGCCTAGAAAGGCTAGTTCtaaatcccttcccctttattcccATAGTATTATTCTATCTTTTTCTTCGCCAGCTAATATTCCATTTTTCAAAGACTCTTTCACGTGCAAAAGCCAAAGCCTCAAAGTAGCTTCCTTAGGGACTGATCGTAATGACGACAATTAGGCATCACGATTTCACACTACTTTACTATAATCCAAGCTTCCAAGCATACAAGTCCCTTGCCATGACCCAGTTTGCAACTTAACATGGCCTATGACAGAAAAACTTATTCCTATATATTGCCATGTatgcaaagaaaaatattctttattcTATTCAGTAGTGATTGAGGCTTGAAAGGAAAATAGAATGTCATGGCAgagaatggaggggaaaaaatgcatCCTGCAGCCTGTCTGGGAGATGCTCCCAATTAATTGGCAGCTGAACTGATCTGCAAATGAGACATGGGTTTAAACACACTTGCATCTAGAATTAAAGAACTGGCAGTCTCTGAAGTCTGTATGTGTCTGAGATAGTTGTACTTGTAGCGTTTCCCTATGACAGCAACCTCCCGTAGCTGATTCACAAAATGATACTGACATCTTGATACCACAGAAAGCAATCACTTCACGCCACCTGCTGAATACCACAATGACAGAAGCCAGAAAGATTAAATATTATCCTGCTATGTCTGAGTTACAAGTGCAAAGAGAGGGTTAGTTTGCTCTACCGTTTTATGTAGCCTTTGTATATCATTCAGAAAGATTAGAACCAAACGTTAAGAGCAATTCCTGAACTCCATGTGGATTTTCCAGAAATTAATTCTCTCTcacataatttgtttttaaagtaactcCATCCACAACCATGATTCCAGAGAAAGATGGCCACAAGTCAAGTTCTTATTTTGGATGTGAGGCAAGGAAACATTTATCTGGTGCAGGACTGAATAATATTTCATCCTGCACCACAGAGTAATATATACTTTTGTGGGGTAGAAATAGGAAGTCTAACACTGAAAAATTGTTACTTTAAAAAGGAGcagctgtttgaagctgctcagaaGTTTGGGATATTAGAGATCCTGATTAAAATGTGGGCATGATTATAAATGTGGGGTGTTCTTTATTTTGGTGTTATGGACTGttcaagggggagggggagtggaggaAGATACCTTACAGAGACGATAATGTATAGAGTTAAAAAACTGAAGTATGATATGACCATCAACTCTTCGTGCTTTGAGGAAAACCCGGCAGCAATATTTTCTCTGAACTGATGTTTCAGTggaattaaaaacagaattattCTGTAACACTCTGAGCATCTTCCATTGTACTAACCACAGAGTAGATCCTGCAAACCCTCCGCATGCAGAATTCCCCTAGACTTCAATGAGAAATCTGTATACTGAGGGCATCCAAGAATGAACTCAAGACTAAGACTCTATTCTTGCAACAGCTTGAAGGATTTTTGCAATCATCAACAACAGCTTGAATAGAGggatgagttaggcaagtaaagGAGCATGTAAAACAATGAACAACTGCTTTAGATTTTCCAACCTGCATTAACCCTTGCTCATCTGATCATGGTCCTTTAAGTCACCCATATTTATTATGGCCCTGATCTTACAAATGACTCCACTTGGGCACAGTCACTTGCAAGATGGGGACTATATGtataaattttgttttggaacgGGCCCAGTTCTTTAGTAATTCAGATCCTTAAATACAGTTTCATCTGGTGGCCCAAAGCAAGGACAGAATAACTATAAGTAGGTTAGAAATAGCCATAAATTATTCAAACAAATAAAATTCCCCATATTTAAGAGTCAATAAAATTAAAGTTTATGGTGGAAATTTGTAGAAATACATTTCAGATGATAAACTGTTTATGCAGGTTGCAATATAATCAACTTAACTCCTTGTATGATAAATAAGTACAGTATCCCTGTAGTTAAGTCTTGGTTTTATAACTCCCTCTTATCCCTTCATAAAAGGGCACTGAAGTCAAATGTTTTCCAAAAGTTAGTACATTTACAAAGGCACATTTACAAAGCCCTAATATGAACAGAAAAAGTTCTATTTACATACATTaattgaaatttttaaaacatgtataaTAAGTATTTCTCTGAAGAGCCTGCAACCTAGTTATTGCAGCATTATGTTATCAGGAGaagctgaaagtgaaactgacttgaaactaaaaatacaaaaattaaactgATTAGTCTGTTTTCATTGTTGGCTAGACATGCAGAAAGCCGCCTAAATAGTGAaaaataaattggatttttaaaattctttcaaatTTAATAATGTAAGGTGTTATTTTTTAACACAAATAAGGACttttgatttgggttttttttaagtatattaccATAAGCCTGACAATGTGTCTTTAAGCTACTGGCACTAGCTCTGTTAATGAATATGGTTAAAATGTTGATTCTGCAATTTCTTGTCTGTTGAATAATctgtgggcctgatcttgcagccCTTGCTAGCTTGTGAGTAGgagctgcaggatttggcccaggtgTCAGCTCTTTGTGTTTGTGGAGAACAGGCAGCCCTGGAAACTGGTGCCATCTAATTATCCAGGTTATTTATGGCACAGTACGTGTCAGAAGGGAATTGCCAGCATGATATAATTATAAATTCTCCTTCTTTCACCAACATGGCACAGCTTTCCACTTTCTTCTATGCTATTTTAATTGGATCCTACTATTACTATgaggctgcctgtccccaccctaaGCAACACCTCCTGCCTGTGCATGAAGCCAGTAGTCACACAATAACAGCCAGCATGGCTTTGTGAAGGTCCAGTCCAGCTCAGCTCACTGAGGCACAAAGACTTAGTTATCAACAGCAGCATTCATCTTTTGGAGCAAAACAGTAAAGACATGGAGAAGAGCAGGGGAAAGACAGGAATAAAGACTTTAAGGGCATGACCCCGCAAGATGCTGAGCATCATCAACTGCCAGAGATATTAGTGGAATCTGAGgctgttcagcaccttgcaaggtTAGACTTTTTGTATGTTTTAATAAtcttctttcctcttccctgtGAGTGTCCCCATTCTGCAGATCTCATGTAAGCAAAACTTcttaccactgaagtcaacaggaatttgcCATGTAATGACTTCAGGATCAGGGTCTGACAGGGTTTGCTGAAGGGCTCTTCTTTTCCTACTCAAGTGACTTATCTTTAAACAGAATAAAACAAGAAGACAGGCTTGTCTAAAGGTCTGTCACAGTTTGATTATGAAAAATCAGTGAGTACCACTGAGGACCCTAAGTTTTACAAACACTTccttattaaaactgaaataattttcaaAGTCCAATTTACTTTACactctttttgcttttttttttttcctctcttactTTTTACTCAACTCGGACAATAACAATACCTAGTCAATTGAATGATAGGATGATGAGTATATAAAAAGCCataggccacaatcctgcaaagatttattcATTTGCTTAAGTTTATGCAGTGTGTGTTgtgtcactgaagccaatgagaccACACACAGAGTGCAAATTTAAACAGatgctttgcaggactgggaccttagtTTCTAAtcactttcaggttctcatgTACCAGCACAATGTTCGGTctgcaaacactgcaggggaattttttaaaaatggaaatatatttCTCTTGCTTTATTTAATATATGAGAAGTTCACTCTTACAAAACCTAATGTTTGATCCAAATATGACCCAATAGCACCCCTTAAAAATTAAAGTGCGTGTTAAAATCTTGTCTCAAGTGAAAATTACATCTGTTATACTATCTCTTCTCTGTAAAAAGGTGAAGtgttttcatatttttgaaaaggggcaaaagaaataaaGATTATTGAAATGTACAGAGCTAAAATGGCCAAtacaactgaaataaaataagCGTTTTGCAATACTTACACTTCCAGCCCAAAGCTCAGTCGATTTTCCAATTAATTTGTAATACACATACACTGCTTCTCCTTCTTTCAAATTTATAAAGCGACAGTCCGGACCTTTAAAATCCTGCTTTGCTTTCCCTCGATACATCAACACtgtgcaaagaaaacaaaatataccATTTTAAATAAAGCACAGTTCCCTGAACAGTATCTGTATTAATTAGTAGGAAAGAAGGCCTTGTTGTATGCAGAATATGACTAATATATTTAGGGGCATCTGTCAAGGGATAAGAATATGACTGGTATAAGAGACAAAAACGTATAGGGTAATATTAAGATTGTTTCATGATGTGATGTTAAAAGTTACAACCTTTAcaaagaacttttgaaaatgttaaaagcaCACTAAGAAAAAGgtgttattattaataataattttaaattagaTGGATCCAATGTGCGCTTCATGACTAACCAGCTTTCATGTTACTCAGTGCAGAAACTATACCTGTAGAGGGtggaggtttgttttgtttttgaagagggCTTTTGCAGGAGGAAGAGAGCTGGGGAAGGCTAAAAAAAACTGGTCAAGATTATCAATTTATGAAAGGCAAGTTGATCAAGGCAAGTCTTTAGGAAGTCTACGCAGTAAGGCAAAGACTTTTTTGTGATGTACAGTTTTaaataattgtgattttttttgtataaaagtaaaaacaaaacaaaagatcaGACTCTTGTGGCTTATGCCACAACAATTCGTTTCCTAACTATTTTGGAAGGCTTATTCTTGCAAATCCGTGGCAAAGATGATGGAAAATTATTTCTGCTGGACTGTCAATATGCCAAGTGTCAGGTACCTTTTCAGACTGAACTCTGGAGCATAGCATTCCCTGTCAGACAAAATAAATACAGTAAGCCCCTAGGGAGACAGGAAATGCCTGAATATTTGTATAATATTTCCAAGAACTCAGGTTGCTCTGGGTTTACTTGATGTAGGGAAAGAAATAGCAAACCCACGCATAAGGAGGATGAGTTCAAGTGTTGCTTGTCTGTGTGAAATCTATTTTCTTtgctctttgttttaaaaaaaatattaagaatgGATCCTCTCTGGCTGGAAGACAGGGTTTTGTTTACATGGAAGGGGAAACTTTTGATGTTTACTAAAAATCTAAAACACAAACAGTGTAATACACCAGGAAACTGGGAGGGGGACTTGGCCATCCTCAGACCAACAAGGCTAGCAAGCCACCAAAAAGGGTAATAACCCGAACGCAGGAGCTTTCTACCAGCACCCAGCTCCGCTTTGACACCGGGCCTCCAAAAACCGGAGTAGCTTTTAAACACCCTTCTTCCCATAAGTAGGGGCAAACGCTTAGACAGAAAACAAGAGAATGTCTCCTTCCCTAGCCAGATCCCCCAGTAACCAGCCCGGGCCCTTGTCCCTCTCCCTATATACCACACACCAGGCGGCGTACTTGCAAACAACTATTTGTAATAAACTAAGCAACAAGTTTCCAAGCAATCTTTAGGAAGCTGTGGGCAGCGGGAAGGGCACCAGgcatccctctctccctccctcccccgacaAGGGAGAGGCAGCGCTGGGAGAAGGGTAACCTCAGCATCTCCCGCCCCACAAGAGGGCGCTCGGGGTGAAGCAGTGGTGTGGGGGCGCAGGGTGGTAAACCccagcatctccccctccccgcagcaggGGTGACCCCAGCAggcccccaagccctgccccgtCCTGGAGGGGCCCCTGGAGATGCCAACAGCTCCTGGCCGCTGCCGAGCAGAGACACCGGGACCGGACCCCCCTCGGGGACCCCAGCGCCCCGCACCCACTTACTGCTGCACTCCGGGTCGGCGCAGCGCTTGCGCTCGGCGAAGCGCCGGTCCAGGTGCTTGCCGGCCCAGCAGAGCGGCCGCTGCGCGGGCAGGAGCAGGGCGACTAGGGCGAGGAGCAGGAGGGAGACGCGCGGCCGCGCTGCAGCCATGTTCGCAGGGCTGGCAGCGGTGGGAGGAGGGAGCGGGGCCGACACGTCAGCAGAGCCGGGATGGAGGAGgatgtggagggaggagggacctcggtgggagggggaagagcaagaAATCCACCGCCTGTCCCAGAGTA
The genomic region above belongs to Caretta caretta isolate rCarCar2 chromosome 3, rCarCar1.hap1, whole genome shotgun sequence and contains:
- the MIA3 gene encoding transport and Golgi organization protein 1 homolog isoform X1, with the protein product MAAARPRVSLLLLALVALLLPAQRPLCWAGKHLDRRFAERKRCADPECSMLMYRGKAKQDFKGPDCRFINLKEGEAVYVYYKLIGKSTELWAGSVGSEFGYFPKDLLEINYIYNTSDELELPTDETDFVCFDGGKDDFDNYNVDELLKSSEETVVNRGKAELNAPGTEVIEETKKEEETEGSDTVKPLDVSETDVLEPGPEENKEVLTKTEEKGSFLSENTENVQGLLKSERDDLNIYSHEKKFQGDQIAHPHSEGMLQEKVLESENTKNSNNPQGTAKESDKESEETDAYTLLNRELSMDLKTKFGSTADALVSDDEMTSLVTSLEDDFNEDLNTDSHDTELLEDLKEQSEEIPLLSFTKEETPVDSEAEKHSADKYADRESEKNKPYETIEDAAELITQRNNEKKDDLGLLTTVEDTIFPTLRRGAGTNDDTDVGKTDSLEEKEEEDEVIPVSKEDKTAATAQLDDLTEEYLLKKEKHVVNGQDPKEKTNKTEQYEEEFLDDKTESFTEELRGTSVHDPRAVPSLESKLSIEEKQEALKPPVGNIKDDPEGITLHKILKDKEKAEEEILEDSLENDTKPNTLWKKIKGKKAAGDQQSVNFLPEPLEELKSASQSDLGDIDLLEGKREHEISATEKQDIQQDGEDFEQTRVPENENQTNVAIKEETEILGEKKEDDLNNQHTSKAAVEQSKQQENKTRYSEEDAEQELSRNTGKKTLEKSIGEISTETAQDVDTERLTQQDTAHSGDENKDKALGTDIVGEKTVKPELQSEELEAEEEDDLSQAEEELLEDDNAASAALSKERLANRQGNKLDGESTNLELEIPDGAISGTANPVYESDETGEEANTMFKHARKNSMQDLSETKNEEEDIQFSGAKLNEMEEDEESPETEDTLVAPEMEEEDERTLPNDKSLETVDSKNDFNQTEDPFLEDLVQKDLKDLQNVTEQTGPADTSETTNEAVEPEYREAVKQLIIIKEFLDEKRVARLQKYLGPQHIVRVEAMFHNMKLKLDLAQKGNHDYQDIQQALDQILTFSESRIMDIVENVLDARQAENKEEVVKEIDLWDEEAALMDDVQEIIYLLRHKYSSVSESAPLVSISEHEKDYSMYDTDTVKETEYDSHLVGSPSSAEEIGQKFPQVEDERPVQHIEEEEEALNLREPEPDMNIFEEVGLLDKKETQEILDTEKGLPLTDTSLGPIQSNREDLAAGIVTTADDTVKTESPHLEGDPAVPHITLNDVVILAKENMRPFTDILIATLPEDIRPGPDFHGLPWEPIIITALVGIATLGILFWRTCLSVKSRMYQVTEKQLAEKIKNLLQEKTEILEKMSEYDQKIKEAKESVKVAQKQNTSLSDEAAGLKDVIKGLEETNHLLDDRLRNLQTVLETERQQNVKKEDKIFEMQTALEKLQEVIMLHSVELSEVQIVLNEAKLSEEKVKSELRHIQEENARLKKRKEQLLQEAEGWSERHTELSEQIKQYQKSQKDIEEALAYKENEIEVLTNCIMQLKQTDPDSEGKKDGEGNGWDTGDDLANGELPDNQSEKMKNQIKQMMDVSRVKTTLSIVEEDRDLLQSKLSDEIAARHELEEQIKKLEHDSCSIQTAKARFENECKTLQQKVEILNELYQQKEMALQKKLTQEEYERQEKEQKLSAADEKAVLAVEEVKVYKQRILEMEEELKKTERSYKNQIAGHEKKAHDNWLIARSAERALAEEKREAANLRQKLIEVNQKIAMLQRPLVVKPTAGRPDRQVPVRRGPLSRDGSFGPSPVSGGGPSPPLMMEAPGQPLSATRREGSRSEFGAVVDGPSAPRRPPELSGRSSVPDLGPAVAALVNSGPRTSSPSTSMDGVQNPPKESEAPCVSTVLPSSSEAAAAANLGPKGPSFPGTPIMTSPVTGPPPPVRFGALPPPLRGHYGSRPLPLPLVCGPPPPPPAARDYLPGPPLGMRDLSPGPLPPPDSRGYVRFPPPFRPGGPLGPRDYPPGPPLPPQGLRDYPPPPNRDLPPPGPRDYPPAPPCPPSPAGPRDNTHPPERKP
- the MIA3 gene encoding transport and Golgi organization protein 1 homolog isoform X2; the protein is MAAARPRVSLLLLALVALLLPAQRPLCWAGKHLDRRFAERKRCADPECSMLMYRGKAKQDFKGPDCRFINLKEGEAVYVYYKLIGKSTELWAGSVGSEFGYFPKDLLEINYIYNTSDELELPTDETDFVCFDGGKDDFDNYNVDELLKSSEETVVNRGKAELNAPGTEVIEETKKEEETEGSDTVKPLDVSETDVLEPGPEENKEVLTKTEEKGSFLSENTENVQGLLKSERDDLNIYSHEKKFQGDQIAHPHSEGMLQEKVLESENTKNSNNPQGTAKESDKESEETDAYTLLNRELSMDLKTKFGSTADALVSDDEMTSLVTSLEDDFNEDLNTDSHDTELLEDLKEQSEEIPLLSFTKEETPVDSEAEKHSADKYADRESEKNKPYETIEDAAELITQRNNEKKDDLGLLTTVEDTIFPTLRRGAGTNDDTDVGKTDSLEEKEEEDEVIPVSKEDKTAATAQLDDLTEEYLLKKEKHVVNGQDPKEKTNKTEQYEEEFLDDKTESFTEELRGTSVHDPRAVPSLESKLSIEEKQEALKPPVGNIKDDPEGITLHKILKDKEKAEEEILEDSLENDTKPNTLWKKIKGKKAAGDQQSVNFLPEPLEELKSASQSDLGDIDLLEGKREHEISATEKQDIQQDGEDFEQTRVPENENQTNVAIKEETEILGEKKEDDLNNQHTSKAAVEQSKQQENKTRYSEEDAEQELSRNTGKKTLEKSIGEISTETAQDVDTERLTQQDTAHSGDENKDKALGTDIVGEKTVKPELQSEELEAEEEDDLSQAEEELLEDDNAASAALSKERLANRQGNKLDGESTNLELEIPDGAISGTANPVYESDETGEEANTMFKHARKNSMQDLSETKNEEEDIQFSGAKLNEMEEDEESPETEDTLVAPEMEEEDERTLPNDKSLETVDSKNDFNQTEDPFLEDLVQKDLKDLQNVTEQTGPADTSETTNEAVEPEYREAVKQLIIIKEFLDEKRVARLQKYLGPQHIVRVEAMFHNMKLKLDLAQKGNHDYQDIQQALDQILTFSESRIMDIVENVLDARQAENKEEVVKEIDLWDEEAALMDDVQEIIYLLRHKYSSVSESAPLVSISEHEKDYSMYDTDTVKETEYDSHLVGSPSSAEEIGQKFPQVEDERPVQHIEEEEEALNLREPEPDMNIFEEVGLLDKKETQEILDTEKGLPLTDTSLGPIQSNREDLAAGIVTTADDTVKTESPHLEGDPAVPHITLNDVVILAKENMRPFTDILIATLPEDIRPGPDFHGLPWEPIIITALVGIATLGILFWRTCLSVKSRMYQVTEKQLAEKIKNLLQEKTEILEKMSEYDQKIKEAKESVKVAQKQNTSLSDEAAGLKDVIKGLEETNHLLDDRLRNLQTVLETERQQNVKKEDKIFEMQTALEKLQEVIMLHSVELSEVQIVLNEAKLSEEKVKSELRHIQEENARLKKRKEQLLQEAEGWSERHTELSEQIKQYQKSQKDIEEALAYKENEIEVLTNCIMQLKQTDPDSEGKKDGEGNGWDTGDDLANGELPDNQSEKMKNQIKQMMDVSRVKTTLSIVEEDRDLLQSKLSDEIAARHELEEQIKKLEHDSCSIQTAKARFENECKTLQQKVEILNELYQQKEMALQKKLTQEEYERQEKEQKLSAADEKAVLAVEEVKVYKQRILEMEEELKKTERSYKNQIAGHEKKAHDNWLIARSAERALAEEKREAANLRQKLIEVNQKIAMLQRPLVVKPTAGRPDRQVPVRRGPLSRDGSFGPSPVSGGGPSPPLMMEAPGQPLSATRREGSRSEFGAVVDGPSAPRRPPELSGRSSVPDLGPAVAALVNSGPRTSSPSTSMDGVANLGPKGPSFPGTPIMTSPVTGPPPPVRFGALPPPLRGHYGSRPLPLPLVCGPPPPPPAARDYLPGPPLGMRDLSPGPLPPPDSRGYVRFPPPFRPGGPLGPRDYPPGPPLPPQGLRDYPPPPNRDLPPPGPRDYPPAPPCPPSPAGPRDNTHPPERKP